Proteins from a genomic interval of Quercus robur chromosome 9, dhQueRobu3.1, whole genome shotgun sequence:
- the LOC126698138 gene encoding disease resistance protein RPV1-like isoform X3 produces the protein MIGVCGMGGSGKTTLARVVYGKFRGYFEGSSFIANVREYSKKIDLLQLQQLLLADILEERNIDIRNVYHGVDMIKRRLCHKKVLIVLDDVNKLDQLENLAGECGWFGLKSLIIITTRDEHLLVQHGVHKIYKPNALSSDDSLKLFCLKAFKNEQPKEGYMQLSQDVVHYANGHPLALVTFGSFLFGRTMDVWQSALDRFKKIPKREIFDTLKVSYDGLEEMWKDIFLDVACFFRGKMKDQVIEILETCGFDARIGIQVLMDKSLLTLENGALQMHDLLQEMGMEIVRQESREEPGKRSRLWLRKDLFHVLMNNTATKAIQAIVLEFGGDGAYRHIESYSEVFSRMCNLRLLIIDNVHIPNGLNHLSNELRLLEWHGYSSKCLPSRFQSKELVELKLQFSKIEYLWRGEKYLDKLKFIDLEHSINLMRTPDFSGVPRLEKLCLRGCINLVEIHPSIGQLSKLTVLNLEFCQSLINLPSSMDGLRSLEVLILLGCSKLAKLPENLGKIECLKELDLTGAAIREVPSSISFLICCGCEKQFFKSRLDSVFSVRLLKYLALSTNNLVFALPASISQLPKLEALNLGNCIQLHSLPDLPSNVRYINAKGCSSLEASPALLSMSNLSQPSISFFNCCKLVEYKEGSDGLAFAMLKRYLQGLIYPKTGLYETSTKRKDRSKAAFQIIIPGLDVPQWLTHQRIGYSISIELPPNWCNSRWMGFALCALFRINCYGYSSESYSLKGHVKALGDLPQHTFKVIGETSFEVVIGETSFDYSVGHLWLLYWSRDDLLGTHWNGHECSQINVVFDSNSPSVEVIKCAVRLIYEQDVEEFNQTTAQCSTSCVITSEGLDCVHHEFENSAVEKATKIIRTYDDNNRAEHSASWSFHEETVRAVAKTKDGKKEIKGEQFRWSKPMQCLLLEILANDATKGNKPSNTFMPRSLARAAQEISGKFGVECQLNHVENCLRTIESIWSTITKLRNRKKIFGWNDNLKMITCEKKVYDEEVMAHPDHEQYLNKKIEMYDKMALIFCKDNATWGSAKSFSGIESEKRILELESNALDIDFEKASKGKQVSSSNAALSGASSLRKRSRMNQDANYGKFSKQLRKVELAIKKLKKDQLDVNELYEEVMKIERFSEVMLAFAFDYLVDNERVAKAFMAKNARLRTLWLESFFNQNGIHGN, from the exons ATGATTGGGGTTTGTGGTATGGGGGGATCTGGAAAGACAACTCTGGCTAGAGTTGTCTATGGAAAGTTTCGTGGTTATTTTGAAGGTTCTTCCTTTATTGCTAATGTTAGggaatattcaaaaaaaattgatttgctTCAATTACAGCAGCTGCTTCTAGCAGATATTTTGGAGGAAAGAAATATAGATATAAGGAATGTTTATCACGGAGTTGACATGATCAAGAGAAGGCTATGTCATAAAAAAGTTCTAATTGTTCTGGATGATGTTAATAAATTGGATCAACTAGAAAACTTGGCTGGAGAGTGTGGCTGGTTTGGATTGAAGAGTTTGATCATCATAACGACTAGAGATGAACATTTGTTGGTCCAACATGGAgtgcataaaatatataaacctAATGCATTAAGCAGTGATGattctttaaaactcttttgtttgaaaGCCTTCAAAAATGAGCAACCCAAAGAAGGTTATATGCAGCTCTCCCAAGATGTTGTTCACTATGCTAATGGCCATCCATTAGCTCTTGTAACTTTTGGTTCCTTTTTGTTTGGAAGAACAATGGATGTTTGGCAAAGTGCATTGgacagatttaaaaaaattcctaaaaggGAAATATTTGACACACTTAAAGTAAGTTATGATGGCCTAGAGGAAATGTGGAAGGATATATTTCTAGATGTTGCATGTTTCTTTAGAGGGAAGATGAAAGATCAAGTAATAGAGATATTAGAGACCTGTGGTTTTGATGCAAGAATTGGAATACAAGTTCTCATGGATAAATCTCTTCTAACCCTAGAAAATGGCGCATTGCAAATGCATGATCTATTacaagaaatgggtatggaaaTTGTTCGTCAAGAATCACGTGAAGAGCCTGGGAAGCGTAGTAGGTTGTGGCTTCGTAAGGATTTATTTCATGTATTGATGAACAATACG GCAACAAAAGCAATTCAAGCCATAGTTCTAGAGTTTGGAGGGGATGGGGCATATCGGCACATTGAATCCTATTCTGAAGTTTTTTCAAGGATGTGTAATCTTAGATTGCTTATAATTGATAACGTGCACATACCAAATGGCCTCAATCATCTTTCTAATGAATTAAGACTTCTTGAATGGCATGgttattcttcaaaatgttTGCCATCCAGATTCCAATCAAAAGAGCTTGTTGAACTTAAACTGCAGTTTAGCAAAATTGAATATCTTTGGAGAGGCGAAAAG TATTTAGACAAGTTAAAATTCATCGACCTTGAACATTCCATAAACCTTATGAGGACACCTGACTTCTCAGGGGTTCCAAGACTTGAGAAACTATGTCTAAGAGGTTGCATAAATTTGGTTGAGATCCACCCATCTATTGGACAACTCAGTAAGCTTACTGTTTTAAATTTGGAATTCTGCCAATCTCTTATCAATCTTCCAAGCAGCATGGATGGTTTAAGGTCTCTTGAAGTACTCATTCTTTTGGGATGCTCAAAACTTGCCAAACTACCAGAGAACTTGGGGAAAATTGAATGTTTAAAGGAACTTGATTTGACTGGAGCTGCTATTCGGGAAGTTCCCTCTTCCATTAGTTTCTTGATATGTTGTGGATGTGAAAAGCAATTTTTTAAGTCGAGGCTTGATAGTGTTTTCAGCGTTCGCttgttaaaatatttagcaCTATCTACAAACAACCTTGTCTTTGCCTTGCCTGCAAGCATCAGTCAACTTCCGAAATTGGAAGCTCTTAATTTGGGCAACTGCATACAACTTCACTCATTGCCAGATCTTCCATCAAATGTAAGATATATAAATGCTAAAGGTTGTTCTTCCCTAGAAGCATCACCAGCATTGCTCAGTATGAGCAATTTGTCGCAAccatcaatttcattttttaattgctGCAAGCTGGTTGAGTATAAAGAGGGCAGTGATGGTCTGGCATTTGCAATGTTGAAACGTTACCTACAG GGACTCATTTATCCAAAAACAGGATTATACGAAACTTCTACCAAAAGGAAAGATAGATCTAAAGCTGCATTCCAGATAATTATTCCCGGATTGGATGTTCCTCAGTGGTTAACTCATCAAAGGATTGGGTATTCAATAAGCATAGAGCTGCCTCCAAATTGGTGTAATAGTAGGTGGATGGGATTTGCTTTGTGTGCTCTTTTCAGAATTAATTGTTACGGATATTCAAGTGAAAGTTATAGTCTTAAAGGTCACGTGAAAGCCCTTGGTGATTTGCCTCAGCATACTTTTAAAGTTATTGGAGAGACATCCTTTGAAGTTGTCATTGGGGAGACTTCCTTTGATTATAGTGTTGGTCACCTTTGGCTATTGTATTGGTCTCGTGATGATTTGCTAGGTACACATTGGAACGGTCATGAATGCAGTCAGATTAATGTTGTATTTGACAGCAATAGCCCAAGTGTGGAGGTGATTAAATGTGCAGTCCGTTTGATATATGAGCAAGATGTGGAAGAGTTCAACCAAACAACTGCCCAATGCAGCACTAGCTGTGTCATTACTTCTGAGGGTTTAGATTGCGTCCAtcatgaatttgaaaattcagCAGTAGAAAAAGCTACCAAAATTATAAGAACCTATGATGACAATAACAGGGCAGAACATAGTGCAAGTTGGAGTTTTCATGAGGAAACTGTAAGAG CAGTGGCCAAAACAAAGGATGGGAAGAAGGAAATTAAAGGCGAGCAATTTAGGTGGTCAAAACCAATGCAATGTTTGTTACTTGAGATACTTGCTAATGACGCTACTAAAGGAAATAAGCCATCCAATACATTTATGCCCAGATCATTAGCTCGAGCAGCCCAAGAAATTAGTGGGAAATTTGGGGTTGAATGCCAACTTAATCATGTGGAGAATTGTCTTCGAACCATTGAAAGCATTTGGAGTACCATTACAAAACTAcgtaatagaaaaaaaatttttggatggAATGATAATCTGAAAATGATTACTTGTGAAAAGAAAGTGTATGATGAGGAAGTAATG gcaCATCCAGATCATGAGCAATATTTGAACAAGAAAATTGAGATGTATGATAAGATGGCTCTGATTTTTTGTAAAGACAATGCAACATGGGGTTCTGCAAAGTCTTTTAGTGGTATTGAATCAGAAAAAAGGATCCTTGAATTGGAGTCAAATGCTCTAGACATTGATTTTGAGAAGGCATCAAAAGGGAAGCAAGTTAGTTCTTCAAATGCAGCTTTATCTGGAGCAAGCTCTCTTAGAAAAAGGAGTCGTATGAACCAAGATGCTAATTATGGTAAGTTTTCCAAACAACTCCGTAAGGTTGAGCTagcaattaaaaaactcaaaaaagatCAACTTGATGTGAATGAGCTTTATGAAGAAGTTATGAAGATAGAAAGGTTTAGCGAAGTTATGCTTGCATTTGCCTTTGACTATTTGGTGGATAATGAAAGGGTAGCAAAAGCATTCATGGCCAAGAATGCTAGACTCCGAACATTGTGGTTAGAGAGTTTCTTTAATCAAAATGGTATTCATGGGAATTAG